In Paenibacillus sp. 1781tsa1, one DNA window encodes the following:
- a CDS encoding S-layer homology domain-containing protein, with product MKHKKGLAATLALCVSLTAGGASVFAFSDVKDEGQKSIVDSLKSKGIVNGVTADLFRPDLALSEPQGVQLIVNAFGLKNAYATSSAQDKISPDTWYADAVQAATQNGLSIPVEVNPQGKMTRELFVTLLLEGINTTGNYPVIMKYNDIKDENKIGKDAKSAVQNLLNMNIIELDKDGNFRPDQSLTRMEAASMIFNALEFVDKHGNGGSTEPAPTNPGEGQQAIVPEVTTTKVDDKTNKVKLSAEMPHPGYGLKIDDVKLEKDGRAIVLYSIIQPDPDMMYPMVITNVTAETDIPTGYTAEAQPSGK from the coding sequence ATGAAACATAAAAAAGGATTGGCTGCAACGCTTGCACTCTGCGTTTCTTTGACAGCAGGAGGTGCATCGGTATTCGCTTTCTCAGATGTGAAGGATGAAGGGCAGAAGTCGATTGTGGATTCATTGAAATCAAAAGGTATTGTTAACGGAGTAACAGCGGATCTGTTCCGTCCAGATCTCGCATTGTCCGAGCCACAGGGTGTTCAACTGATTGTGAATGCATTTGGTCTGAAAAATGCATACGCTACGTCTTCCGCACAAGATAAAATTAGTCCGGACACATGGTATGCTGATGCTGTACAGGCCGCTACCCAAAATGGATTGTCTATTCCAGTAGAAGTGAATCCGCAAGGCAAGATGACACGTGAGCTATTTGTTACTTTGCTTCTTGAAGGAATTAACACAACCGGCAATTATCCGGTCATCATGAAGTATAATGATATCAAGGACGAAAATAAAATCGGTAAGGACGCCAAATCTGCGGTCCAGAACTTGCTGAACATGAACATCATTGAACTGGATAAGGACGGTAACTTCCGTCCAGATCAGTCGCTTACCCGTATGGAGGCTGCAAGCATGATCTTCAATGCACTCGAATTTGTGGATAAACACGGCAATGGCGGCTCAACAGAGCCAGCTCCAACCAATCCAGGTGAAGGCCAACAAGCGATCGTACCTGAAGTGACAACAACGAAGGTTGATGACAAAACAAACAAAGTTAAACTCAGTGCTGAAATGCCACACCCTGGTTATGGATTGAAGATTGATGATGTGAAATTGGAGAAGGATGGACGCGCGATCGTGCTCTATTCCATTATTCAACCTGACCCGGATATGATGTATCCGATGGTTATCACGAATGTGACTGCAGAAACGGATATCCCAACAGGGTATACGGCAGAAGCTCAACCTTCTGGCAAGTAA
- a CDS encoding ABC transporter ATP-binding protein yields the protein MSKKGLLRGYVVSNWPVYLVAVLLIIASNVGQASLPRILGSFTDQLMQNTLHMQTIVRYSLSLLAIAIGYNVLFGTGQFMIMKLGRRFEFMTRERIFSKFSELSEHYFSKQGNGKLLSYVMNDVTSVREAISNGVTLMTNATFLLLSCIVMMLLSGIPLTLILISVVPLLAIPFLVVFFGPRIRKRSRDVQEALATMTESAEEQLGGIRVTKTFAIEDSARARFGTTVDAIKSKQLRLVRLSSLFQALLPLLGAISLVVSLLVGGMMTMQNSITLGSFVALTLYLRIIMGPLQQIGNVINTVQRSGASLERVNDLLSEVADVRELPEATALHTVQDITMENLTFSYPGSSSPALKNIQLHIRAGRTVGIVGKTGSGKSTLVKLLLRTYEPPEGTIRINGTDIRQLSLESLRSRIAYVPQDGFLFSTTIRDNIAFSDREVSLDTVEHSARQAMIYDNIVRFPDRFDTRLGERGLTLSGGQRQRTSLARGLIKQAQLLILDDSMSAVDAVTESGILRSLREIGKGKTTLIISHRISAVRHADDIIVLDEGRVAEQGTHAQLMAAKGLYAATYRLQEEGLHHV from the coding sequence ATGTCCAAGAAAGGATTACTTCGCGGTTATGTTGTATCGAACTGGCCTGTCTATCTGGTTGCTGTTCTTCTGATTATTGCCTCCAATGTCGGGCAAGCATCCCTGCCCCGCATACTCGGCAGTTTCACGGATCAATTGATGCAGAACACGCTTCACATGCAGACAATCGTAAGGTACAGCCTGTCTCTTTTGGCTATTGCTATCGGGTACAATGTGCTGTTCGGTACCGGGCAGTTCATGATTATGAAGCTCGGTCGACGCTTCGAATTCATGACGCGTGAGCGTATATTCAGTAAGTTTTCCGAACTTAGCGAACATTATTTCTCCAAACAAGGAAACGGGAAATTGCTCAGTTATGTCATGAACGATGTTACTTCCGTACGTGAAGCAATATCCAATGGCGTGACGCTCATGACCAATGCCACCTTCCTGCTATTGTCCTGCATTGTCATGATGCTGCTTAGCGGGATTCCGTTGACACTCATTCTAATCAGCGTTGTACCTTTGCTGGCGATTCCATTTTTGGTCGTATTTTTCGGTCCGCGGATTCGCAAGCGCTCTCGTGACGTACAGGAAGCCCTTGCAACCATGACGGAATCCGCAGAAGAGCAGCTGGGTGGCATTCGCGTAACCAAGACGTTTGCCATCGAAGACAGTGCTCGTGCACGTTTTGGAACTACCGTCGATGCAATCAAGAGCAAACAGCTTCGACTGGTTCGTCTGTCTTCGTTGTTTCAGGCTTTGCTACCACTGCTGGGAGCCATCTCATTGGTTGTTTCTCTGCTTGTAGGTGGTATGATGACCATGCAGAATTCTATTACACTCGGGAGTTTTGTCGCCTTAACCTTATATCTGCGCATTATCATGGGGCCACTTCAACAGATCGGCAATGTCATCAATACCGTTCAGCGCTCAGGCGCATCCCTGGAGCGGGTGAATGACCTGCTCAGCGAAGTAGCGGATGTGCGTGAACTTCCCGAAGCCACAGCGCTCCATACCGTACAAGATATCACCATGGAGAATCTAACCTTCTCCTATCCTGGCAGTTCATCTCCTGCTCTCAAAAACATTCAACTCCATATTCGTGCCGGGCGAACGGTAGGTATTGTAGGCAAGACCGGCTCAGGTAAAAGTACCCTCGTTAAGCTATTGCTGCGTACATATGAACCACCTGAAGGAACGATTCGCATCAATGGTACCGATATTCGGCAGCTGTCGCTGGAAAGTCTGAGATCACGCATCGCCTATGTCCCTCAGGATGGATTCCTGTTTAGTACCACCATCCGGGATAACATCGCATTCAGCGACCGGGAAGTATCACTGGATACCGTGGAACATAGTGCACGGCAAGCCATGATCTATGACAATATTGTCCGTTTTCCCGATCGCTTCGATACACGTCTTGGTGAACGTGGACTCACCCTGTCTGGTGGACAACGTCAGCGAACCAGCCTTGCAAGAGGACTGATCAAGCAAGCACAGTTACTAATTCTGGATGACAGCATGAGCGCGGTTGATGCAGTGACAGAGAGTGGTATTCTGCGCAGTTTGCGCGAAATCGGCAAGGGCAAGACCACATTGATCATCTCTCATCGCATCAGCGCAGTCCGGCATGCGGACGATATAATCGTTCTGGATGAAGGGCGAGTCGCCGAGCAGGGAACACATGCTCAGTTGATGGCTGCCAAGGGGTTATATGCGGCCACCTACCGTTTGCAGGAGGAGGGATTACATCATGTCTGA
- a CDS encoding alpha-N-arabinofuranosidase: MEKAKMTVDKDFTIGVVDKRLYGSFIEHLGRAVYGGIYEPGHPSANEQGFRTDVLEMVKELNVPIVRYPGGNFVSGYNWEDSVGPVSERKRRLELAWRTIETNEFGFNEFVDWAKQANSEVMMAVNLGTRGADAARNIVEYSNHPEGSYYSDLRIKHGYKQPHAIKTWCLGNEMDGPWQIGHKTAEEYGRAAVEAAKVMKWTDPTIELVACGSSNLNMPSFPDWEATVLDHTYDHVEYLSLHQYYGNQEQDTPTFLARSLEMDRFIDTVKATCDYIKAKKRSKKTMFLSFDEWNVWYHSHESDSKMDPWQIAPPQLEDIYNHEDALLVGCMLISMLKHADRVKMACLAQLVNVIAPIMTETGGGSWRQTIFYPFMHTSLFGRGTALVPLIQSPKYDTKQITDVPYLEGIAVHNEEQGEVTVFAVNRHLEESLPLEVDLRSFGKCSLIEHIVLESDDLKASNTAAQPNRVAPHNRGGAVVSDTLITASLAKASWNVIRLKVQ; encoded by the coding sequence ATGGAAAAAGCAAAAATGACGGTAGATAAAGATTTTACTATTGGTGTAGTGGATAAGCGCTTGTACGGATCATTTATTGAGCATCTGGGACGTGCCGTATACGGTGGAATATACGAACCGGGGCATCCGTCAGCGAACGAACAGGGTTTCCGCACGGATGTGCTGGAGATGGTCAAGGAGTTGAACGTACCGATTGTACGTTATCCAGGAGGTAATTTTGTATCCGGTTACAATTGGGAAGATTCGGTTGGACCTGTGTCAGAACGCAAACGCAGACTGGAACTGGCTTGGAGAACAATTGAGACCAATGAATTTGGCTTCAACGAATTCGTGGACTGGGCGAAACAGGCCAATTCCGAAGTCATGATGGCCGTTAATCTGGGAACACGGGGCGCTGATGCAGCACGCAATATTGTAGAGTACAGCAATCATCCGGAAGGTTCGTATTATAGTGATCTTCGCATCAAGCATGGATACAAGCAGCCACACGCGATCAAAACATGGTGTCTGGGCAACGAGATGGATGGGCCTTGGCAGATCGGTCACAAAACGGCAGAAGAGTATGGACGTGCAGCTGTTGAAGCGGCAAAAGTCATGAAGTGGACGGACCCGACCATTGAACTGGTAGCCTGCGGAAGTTCGAATCTGAATATGCCATCCTTCCCGGATTGGGAAGCAACCGTGCTGGATCATACGTATGATCATGTGGAGTATCTGTCCCTGCATCAATACTATGGTAATCAGGAGCAGGATACGCCGACCTTCCTGGCACGCTCGCTTGAAATGGATCGTTTTATCGATACCGTGAAGGCGACCTGTGATTATATCAAAGCAAAGAAACGCAGCAAGAAGACGATGTTCCTGTCCTTTGACGAGTGGAATGTATGGTATCACTCTCATGAAAGTGACTCCAAAATGGACCCGTGGCAGATTGCTCCACCACAACTGGAGGATATCTATAACCACGAGGATGCGCTGCTTGTTGGTTGTATGTTGATCAGTATGCTCAAACATGCGGATCGGGTTAAAATGGCATGTCTGGCACAACTCGTTAACGTTATTGCGCCGATCATGACAGAGACGGGCGGTGGTTCGTGGAGACAGACGATCTTCTATCCATTCATGCATACATCCCTGTTCGGACGTGGAACAGCATTGGTGCCATTGATCCAGTCTCCGAAATACGATACCAAACAAATCACAGATGTTCCTTATCTGGAGGGTATTGCGGTTCATAACGAAGAGCAGGGTGAAGTGACTGTATTCGCAGTCAACCGTCATCTGGAAGAATCGCTTCCGCTCGAAGTGGATCTGCGCAGTTTTGGGAAGTGCAGCTTGATCGAGCATATCGTGCTGGAAAGTGATGACCTCAAAGCATCGAATACAGCCGCACAACCGAACCGCGTTGCTCCTCATAATCGAGGGGGTGCAGTTGTATCAGATACCCTGATTACAGCGAGTTTGGCGAAAGCATCATGGAACGTGATCCGATTGAAAGTACAGTAA
- a CDS encoding ABC transporter ATP-binding protein, whose product MSDANAELRPDAEEDQSKRTSFKAMMAYAKPHKWAFAGIFLCSLLGISADLLQPYLVKIAIDDHLAIGQTSVGFLVQLAAIFLGLAVISFIFTYVQNNLLQHVGQNIVSRIRKDLFKHISKMSMSFFDRFHIGSLVTNVSSDTETISSFFTQVLLSLIRDGMMLVLIIVFMFQLDPVLASYSLIVLPVIAVVAVLFRSRLRKAYQNARTRLSRLIAFTAENLSGMFLIQAFHQEEEQKKRFSEQNALHLKANIAQARSNVIFNRTFDILGNAALVMMVWLGGRAVLGESLQVGVLYAFISYIRQFFQPINQITMQWNTFQSTTVSMDRIWNILNTRPEVADPEPRQASSLEPRNVMGQIDFNDVSFGYRADRPLIQHMNLHLYPGEMVGIVGTTGAGKSTLISLLNRFYDVDTGSIEIDGTDIRHLPQAKLHRIVGLIQQEPFLFSGSIIDNVRMFREDISREQAIEACRFVGAHAMISRLSQGYDTHLSERGSGLSAGERQLISFARIVVFQPRVLILDEATANLDSHTEQLVQQALESVSQGRTTIVIAHRLSTVMHADRILVMENGEIVEEGSHQELIEAQGVYADLYTHARDAGKNSAISG is encoded by the coding sequence ATGTCTGACGCTAACGCTGAACTTCGACCAGATGCAGAAGAAGATCAGAGTAAACGAACTTCGTTCAAAGCGATGATGGCATACGCCAAACCGCATAAATGGGCCTTCGCCGGTATCTTCCTCTGCTCACTGCTTGGCATATCGGCAGATCTGCTGCAACCCTATCTGGTGAAGATCGCCATCGATGATCATCTGGCCATCGGCCAGACCAGTGTGGGCTTTCTCGTTCAGCTTGCAGCCATCTTCCTCGGGCTGGCTGTCATCAGTTTTATTTTTACCTATGTCCAGAATAATCTGTTGCAGCATGTGGGACAGAACATTGTATCCCGGATCCGAAAGGACCTGTTCAAACATATCTCCAAGATGTCCATGTCCTTCTTTGACCGTTTCCATATTGGGAGTCTGGTTACGAACGTATCCAGTGATACGGAGACCATCAGCAGCTTTTTCACCCAAGTACTGCTCAGTCTGATTCGAGATGGTATGATGCTGGTGCTCATTATCGTCTTTATGTTCCAACTTGATCCTGTGCTGGCGAGTTACTCCCTGATCGTCCTGCCCGTCATTGCAGTGGTTGCGGTATTATTCCGTAGTCGACTGCGGAAAGCTTATCAGAATGCCCGTACCCGTCTTTCCCGTTTGATCGCATTTACGGCGGAAAACCTGTCCGGCATGTTCCTGATTCAGGCCTTTCACCAGGAAGAAGAACAGAAGAAACGTTTCTCGGAACAAAATGCGCTCCATCTGAAAGCCAACATTGCTCAAGCCCGCTCCAATGTCATATTCAACCGAACGTTTGATATCCTTGGAAATGCGGCACTGGTCATGATGGTCTGGCTTGGAGGTCGTGCCGTTCTTGGCGAGTCCCTGCAAGTTGGGGTATTGTATGCATTTATCAGCTATATTCGTCAGTTCTTTCAGCCGATTAACCAGATTACGATGCAATGGAATACTTTCCAGTCCACGACCGTATCGATGGATCGCATCTGGAACATTCTGAACACGCGGCCTGAAGTTGCCGATCCTGAACCTAGGCAGGCCTCTTCGTTGGAACCTCGGAACGTGATGGGCCAGATTGATTTTAATGATGTGTCGTTTGGTTATCGGGCAGATCGGCCCCTGATCCAGCATATGAACCTGCACCTCTATCCGGGTGAAATGGTAGGTATCGTGGGCACAACAGGCGCTGGCAAAAGCACCCTGATCTCCCTGCTTAATCGCTTCTATGATGTAGACACGGGCAGTATCGAGATTGACGGTACCGATATTCGACATCTGCCGCAGGCCAAACTTCATCGGATTGTGGGGCTAATTCAACAGGAACCATTCCTGTTCTCCGGTTCCATCATTGATAATGTGAGAATGTTTCGTGAGGATATTAGCCGAGAGCAGGCGATTGAGGCCTGCCGGTTTGTCGGAGCACATGCCATGATTTCGCGTTTGTCACAAGGATATGATACACATCTGTCCGAACGCGGAAGCGGGTTGTCCGCCGGGGAGCGGCAGTTGATCTCCTTTGCCCGGATCGTTGTGTTCCAGCCCCGAGTGCTCATCCTGGATGAGGCAACCGCCAATCTGGACTCACACACGGAACAGCTCGTGCAGCAGGCTCTGGAATCGGTATCCCAGGGACGCACCACCATTGTCATTGCCCATCGTCTGTCCACAGTGATGCATGCGGATCGAATTCTGGTGATGGAGAATGGCGAGATTGTGGAGGAAGGCTCGCATCAGGAGCTGATTGAAGCTCAAGGCGTATATGCCGATCTGTACACGCATGCGCGTGATGCAGGTAAAAATTCAGCTATATCAGGGTAA
- a CDS encoding sugar ABC transporter permease — protein sequence MQPDGKHTLSQNLSVYTNPSSKKNKLWRRMIRNWELYLFIAPAFLYFLIFHYGPMYGIQIAFKNFIPTLGVTGSPWVGFDHFIRFFNSYYFWDLLWNTLSISLYELAIGFPLPIILALAFNEVKDSFFKRTVQTVTYAPHFISVVVMSGMIITFLSPSSGMIVNLVEALGLQAPQFLTDPAWFKTVYVLSGVWQSAGWGTIIYLAALSGVDPQLHEAAVVDGASRFKRILHINIPAIIPTITILLILNMGSILGVGFEKILLLQNPLNMGSSDVISTFVYRSGLVDAQYSFSTAVGLFNSIVNAILLITVNQIARRTSENSLW from the coding sequence ATGCAACCAGATGGGAAGCACACCTTGTCGCAAAACCTATCGGTATACACGAATCCGAGCAGTAAGAAAAATAAATTATGGAGAAGGATGATTCGTAACTGGGAGTTGTATCTGTTTATCGCACCAGCCTTTCTATACTTTCTGATCTTCCATTATGGTCCGATGTACGGCATACAAATTGCATTCAAAAACTTCATTCCAACGCTTGGTGTCACGGGAAGCCCATGGGTCGGATTCGATCATTTCATCCGTTTCTTCAATTCTTATTATTTCTGGGATTTGCTATGGAATACCCTCAGCATCAGCTTGTATGAGTTGGCTATAGGTTTTCCGCTGCCGATCATTCTGGCGTTAGCGTTCAATGAAGTGAAGGATTCCTTCTTCAAGCGTACTGTGCAGACCGTCACGTATGCACCGCATTTTATTTCGGTCGTTGTGATGTCGGGCATGATCATTACCTTTTTGTCTCCCTCGTCAGGCATGATTGTCAATTTGGTGGAGGCCCTTGGATTACAGGCACCTCAATTCCTGACGGACCCTGCGTGGTTCAAAACAGTGTACGTGCTGTCCGGAGTCTGGCAAAGCGCAGGTTGGGGCACCATCATATACCTCGCCGCCCTATCTGGCGTAGACCCGCAACTGCATGAAGCGGCTGTTGTGGATGGTGCGAGCCGATTTAAACGGATTTTACATATTAACATACCAGCGATCATCCCTACGATCACCATCTTGTTAATTCTAAATATGGGCAGTATTTTGGGCGTCGGATTCGAGAAAATCCTGCTGCTGCAAAATCCGCTGAACATGGGCTCGTCCGATGTCATCTCAACCTTTGTCTATCGGTCGGGGCTGGTTGATGCGCAGTACAGTTTCTCTACGGCGGTAGGATTGTTCAACTCCATAGTTAATGCGATTTTGCTCATTACCGTGAATCAGATTGCACGTCGTACCAGTGAAAACAGCCTGTGGTAA
- a CDS encoding carbohydrate ABC transporter permease, producing the protein MSSAVKESRSDKVFLVCNYIYLTVALVIVLYPLLYIISASISDPKYVSSGEMWLLPKGITFEGYARVFENTNIWIGYKNTIIYTVVGTIVNLIVTLPAAYALSRSDFVGRGFFMAMFMVTMFFGGGLVPSYLLVKDLGMVNSMWALILPGAASIWNIIVCRTFFQSTIPKELQEAAHIDGCTNTRLFIKIVLPLSMPIIAVMALFYGVGHWNSYFSAMIYLNDSSKYPLQLFLRQILVLQEMAAQGGGAIDTSSATAMNTKAEIAALVKYAVIIVATLPVIAVYPFLQRYFVQGVMIGSVKG; encoded by the coding sequence ATGTCATCCGCAGTGAAAGAAAGCAGAAGCGATAAGGTGTTCTTAGTGTGCAATTACATCTATCTGACGGTAGCACTCGTGATTGTGTTGTATCCGCTACTGTACATCATCAGTGCCTCAATTAGTGATCCCAAATACGTAAGCTCAGGGGAGATGTGGTTACTTCCGAAAGGAATTACATTTGAGGGCTATGCCCGAGTGTTTGAGAACACCAACATCTGGATCGGGTACAAAAATACGATCATCTATACCGTTGTAGGTACCATCGTCAACCTGATTGTCACGCTACCAGCAGCCTACGCGCTCAGCCGCTCCGATTTTGTGGGACGAGGATTCTTCATGGCGATGTTTATGGTAACGATGTTCTTCGGCGGAGGGCTTGTCCCAAGTTACCTGCTGGTCAAGGATCTTGGTATGGTGAACAGCATGTGGGCACTTATTCTGCCTGGCGCTGCATCCATCTGGAATATTATCGTATGCCGTACGTTCTTCCAATCGACGATTCCCAAGGAGCTGCAGGAAGCGGCGCATATTGATGGGTGTACCAACACCCGGTTGTTCATCAAGATTGTGCTTCCGCTCTCCATGCCAATCATTGCAGTGATGGCACTCTTCTACGGAGTCGGACACTGGAACAGCTATTTCAGCGCCATGATTTATCTGAACGATTCATCCAAGTACCCGTTGCAGCTCTTTCTGCGACAGATTCTCGTGCTTCAGGAAATGGCGGCTCAAGGGGGAGGAGCCATTGATACCTCTTCAGCAACGGCGATGAATACGAAAGCGGAGATTGCTGCGCTGGTTAAATATGCTGTCATTATTGTTGCGACCCTTCCAGTCATTGCAGTGTATCCATTCCTTCAGCGTTACTTTGTCCAGGGTGTTATGATCGGTTCCGTTAAGGGCTGA
- a CDS encoding Lrp/AsnC family transcriptional regulator: MNETIDNTDIRILQILIQDAKRSHKEIGEEVHLTGQAVGARVRKLQDLGVIEGYTVKWNPERLGLGLQAFVTVFLNSGDRHAAFRTFIADRKDIVEVHRVSGEGCYLMRVQTSTTDQLGQLLEALLPYGNYRVSLSIGVEKSQ; the protein is encoded by the coding sequence ATGAATGAAACGATAGATAACACGGATATCCGTATTTTACAGATCCTGATTCAGGATGCCAAACGTTCTCACAAAGAGATCGGTGAAGAGGTTCATCTCACGGGACAGGCCGTTGGTGCAAGAGTGCGCAAGCTGCAAGACCTGGGTGTAATCGAAGGGTACACGGTAAAATGGAACCCGGAACGCCTTGGCCTCGGCCTACAGGCCTTTGTCACGGTTTTCTTGAACTCCGGTGACAGACATGCTGCCTTTCGTACATTCATTGCTGATCGTAAAGACATCGTTGAAGTCCATCGCGTCAGCGGAGAAGGCTGTTATCTGATGCGGGTACAGACCAGCACCACAGATCAACTTGGACAACTGTTGGAAGCATTGCTGCCTTACGGCAATTACAGAGTCAGCCTGTCCATAGGTGTGGAGAAATCACAGTGA
- a CDS encoding MBL fold metallo-hydrolase, which yields MKIQLIRNATLWLEYGGLSILVDPMLMDAEVMPAFPNTPNELRNPRVALPETETDYLNPDLLIVTHTHPDHWDEAAAKQLGKDIPLFCQPGDEDVFLGAGFTNVTAVDEKHEHHSVRFARTSGHHGTGEIGERMGNVSGFVLEADGEPVTYIAGDTIWCEEPAEAIRQYAPEVIVVNAGGARFVEGDPITMDGPDVVAVKRHAPSAHVIAVHMDAINHCMMSRTDLATYLASEQLNGQVLIPRDGESFEF from the coding sequence ATGAAAATTCAATTGATTCGCAATGCAACACTGTGGCTGGAATACGGAGGGCTGAGCATTCTCGTTGATCCGATGCTGATGGACGCCGAAGTCATGCCTGCATTCCCCAATACCCCCAATGAGTTACGTAATCCAAGAGTAGCTCTGCCTGAAACCGAAACGGATTATCTGAATCCAGATCTGTTGATTGTGACACATACCCATCCCGATCACTGGGATGAAGCAGCGGCGAAACAACTTGGCAAAGACATTCCTCTGTTCTGCCAGCCCGGAGATGAGGATGTATTTTTGGGTGCCGGATTCACCAATGTAACAGCTGTGGATGAAAAACATGAGCATCACTCTGTCCGATTCGCCCGTACATCTGGGCATCATGGCACAGGTGAAATCGGAGAACGTATGGGCAACGTGTCCGGTTTCGTACTTGAAGCAGATGGCGAACCCGTCACCTATATCGCCGGGGATACGATCTGGTGTGAAGAACCTGCTGAGGCCATTCGTCAATATGCCCCTGAAGTGATTGTCGTGAATGCCGGAGGTGCACGATTCGTGGAGGGTGATCCCATTACAATGGACGGGCCTGATGTTGTAGCCGTGAAGCGCCATGCGCCGTCTGCTCATGTCATCGCTGTGCACATGGATGCGATTAACCATTGTATGATGTCTCGCACGGATCTTGCCACTTATCTGGCATCCGAGCAGTTGAATGGTCAGGTGCTCATCCCGCGTGATGGCGAAAGTTTTGAGTTTTAA
- a CDS encoding extracellular solute-binding protein, which produces MKKLRKASSITLCLTLFATLLAACGSTNEEGSATSTIEGVKKEGFPIVDKTLTLKVMSQDAGVADWSTMPVLQEMEKLSGIKLEYQLSPIDSFETKKNLVFASGDLPDMFYAADLKPAEQVTYGSQGILIPLEKYIDEGYAPNIKKILDENPDVRKSFTTPDGHMYALPFIDKAAVWYRGPMWYNGEFLKALNVEEPKTTEELYTYLKRVKEEDPNGNGQQDEIPLTSVKLDDLRMFFFGFWGMYNEGIYSDKDGKVHYPYQEEGYKGYLTFMNRLWKEDLLDHETFSQTGDQKKAKGESNKLALFNDYHPYFTLGGEPSTDHPLMTPVKSEVADSPVYGKHPGMSARGTFAITSSNPSPEATMRWIDYLYSYEGATLFNQGPEGVLWQFKDKENHVKEWLPVPGGGDREEYRGKITPNFGILTPGINDPEVAKGLRTEFDEWIDQQNQEKLVPIGKAPFPNVYLTNEEQSEATALLSDLDTYVKQMEAKFVTGQEPLENWDKYIAQMKKMGSDRIIELYQGAYDRWNSGQ; this is translated from the coding sequence ATGAAAAAGCTTCGCAAGGCTTCATCCATTACACTCTGTCTCACCTTATTCGCAACATTGCTTGCAGCCTGTGGTTCAACCAATGAAGAAGGAAGTGCGACCTCCACAATTGAGGGGGTCAAAAAAGAAGGTTTCCCCATTGTAGACAAAACGTTAACCTTGAAGGTCATGTCCCAGGATGCCGGCGTAGCCGACTGGAGCACAATGCCTGTGCTGCAAGAAATGGAGAAACTGTCGGGCATCAAGCTGGAATACCAACTATCACCGATCGACAGCTTTGAAACGAAGAAAAACTTGGTATTTGCCAGCGGGGACTTGCCCGATATGTTCTATGCTGCGGACCTCAAGCCCGCCGAGCAGGTGACATATGGCAGTCAGGGCATATTGATCCCGTTGGAAAAATACATTGACGAAGGTTACGCCCCGAATATTAAAAAGATTCTCGATGAGAACCCGGATGTCCGCAAATCATTTACAACACCTGATGGACATATGTATGCACTCCCATTCATTGATAAAGCGGCTGTATGGTATAGAGGCCCAATGTGGTACAACGGGGAATTCCTAAAGGCACTTAACGTTGAAGAGCCTAAGACCACGGAAGAATTGTATACGTATCTCAAGCGTGTAAAAGAAGAAGATCCTAATGGCAATGGCCAGCAAGATGAAATTCCGCTGACTTCTGTAAAACTCGATGATCTTCGCATGTTTTTCTTCGGCTTCTGGGGAATGTACAACGAAGGCATCTATTCCGATAAGGACGGAAAAGTTCACTACCCTTATCAAGAAGAAGGTTATAAAGGGTATCTGACATTCATGAATCGCTTGTGGAAGGAAGACTTGCTGGACCATGAGACCTTCTCTCAAACAGGCGATCAGAAAAAAGCAAAAGGTGAAAGCAACAAACTTGCACTGTTCAACGATTACCATCCATACTTCACACTCGGCGGTGAACCCAGCACGGATCACCCGCTGATGACACCAGTGAAGAGCGAAGTCGCAGACTCTCCGGTATACGGCAAACACCCGGGTATGTCGGCTCGTGGTACCTTTGCGATTACGAGCAGCAACCCGTCACCTGAGGCGACGATGCGATGGATCGATTACTTGTACAGCTATGAAGGTGCGACTCTGTTCAATCAAGGTCCGGAAGGTGTGTTATGGCAATTCAAAGACAAGGAAAATCACGTAAAAGAGTGGCTGCCCGTTCCTGGGGGTGGGGATCGTGAGGAATACCGAGGTAAAATCACGCCGAACTTTGGTATCTTGACACCGGGCATTAATGATCCGGAAGTAGCGAAGGGTCTTCGCACCGAATTTGATGAGTGGATTGACCAGCAAAATCAAGAGAAGTTGGTACCTATCGGAAAAGCACCATTTCCTAACGTTTATTTGACAAATGAAGAGCAAAGCGAAGCAACCGCTCTATTGTCTGATCTGGATACGTACGTTAAACAGATGGAAGCAAAGTTTGTGACGGGTCAGGAACCTCTTGAGAACTGGGATAAGTACATTGCACAGATGAAGAAAATGGGCAGTGACCGTATCATCGAACTATATCAAGGGGCTTATGATCGCTGGAATTCCGGGCAATAA